The following are encoded in a window of Mycobacterium sp. ELW1 genomic DNA:
- a CDS encoding alpha/beta fold hydrolase: MTSNVDLPIPVPVPDVPGADAGYEGLPDRSDLTALQRLTVDASAVADIGLRTAIASLVGASMLPTVAKSIVRRSDLHRERSNLEFYAELAARRDPVASFPAPTDVPAVTTRPANPVAQYIAHGNVENLRFESSFVPINPDMRKQWKRLERNNVVWAQHWRHDDGPRPTLCVIHGFMGSPYLFNGLFFSLPWFYRTGYDVLLYTLPFHGRRAEKGSPFSGYGFFSQGMAGFAETMGQAVHDFRSVVNWLRDTGVERIALTGMSLGGYTSALVASADDRLEAVIPNVPVVTPESTFDEWWPANKLIEMGRKFGTIGRDESAAASAYHCALNYEPLVPRDRRLIITGLGDRLAPPEQAEALWEHWDRCALHWFPGNHILHVSQPEYLRRINRFLRPVMWN; encoded by the coding sequence ATGACGTCGAACGTCGACTTGCCCATTCCTGTGCCGGTGCCCGATGTGCCGGGTGCCGACGCCGGATACGAGGGATTGCCCGACCGCTCCGATCTGACCGCACTTCAGCGGCTCACCGTCGACGCCTCCGCGGTGGCCGACATCGGTCTGCGCACGGCGATCGCGTCGCTGGTCGGGGCGTCCATGCTGCCGACCGTAGCCAAGAGCATCGTGCGCCGGTCGGACCTGCACCGCGAGCGCAGCAATCTCGAGTTCTACGCCGAGCTCGCCGCGCGCCGCGACCCGGTGGCATCCTTTCCCGCGCCCACCGACGTGCCCGCCGTGACGACCCGCCCGGCGAACCCTGTCGCGCAGTACATCGCACACGGCAACGTGGAGAATCTGCGATTCGAGAGCAGCTTCGTACCGATCAATCCGGATATGCGTAAGCAGTGGAAGCGACTGGAGCGCAACAACGTTGTGTGGGCCCAGCATTGGCGCCACGACGACGGTCCGCGGCCGACGTTGTGTGTGATCCACGGTTTCATGGGTTCGCCCTATCTGTTCAACGGGCTGTTCTTCTCGCTGCCGTGGTTCTACAGGACCGGATACGACGTGCTGCTGTACACGCTGCCGTTCCACGGCCGTCGCGCCGAAAAAGGCTCGCCCTTCAGCGGATACGGCTTCTTCTCCCAAGGCATGGCCGGATTCGCCGAGACCATGGGCCAAGCGGTCCACGACTTCCGATCCGTCGTGAACTGGTTGCGCGACACGGGAGTCGAACGCATTGCGCTCACCGGAATGTCGTTGGGCGGCTATACCTCAGCGCTGGTCGCCTCGGCCGATGACCGGCTGGAGGCGGTGATTCCCAACGTTCCGGTGGTCACTCCGGAGTCGACGTTCGACGAGTGGTGGCCGGCCAACAAACTGATCGAAATGGGCCGCAAGTTCGGCACCATCGGACGTGACGAGTCCGCGGCCGCCTCGGCGTACCACTGCGCGTTGAACTACGAGCCGTTGGTGCCGCGGGATCGGCGACTGATCATCACCGGCCTCGGTGATCGGCTGGCGCCGCCTGAGCAGGCCGAGGCGCTCTGGGAGCACTGGGATCGCTGTGCGCTGCACTGGTTCCCGGGCAACCACATCCTGCACGTCAGCCAGCCCGAGTATCTGCGCCGCATCAACCGGTTCCTCCGGCCGGTGATGTGGAATTAG